The window CAAACCAGCTCATCGAGGCTTCTACCTCGGGCTCAGGGCCATCATTACTGGAAACGATGGGGTGGGACCAGTGAGTGAGACCTCGAGTCGACCGTCAGACCGCGACTGGCAGGACGTGGACGACGTCTCGTGGACGCTCCTCGATATCGACGAACTCGCCGACGCGTACTGGTCCGTCGTTTCGCCGAAACTCGAAGCCGACGGGCTGAATCCCCGAAGTGAGAAACCGACACACCGCTGGCTTCGAGACCACGAGTTGCGGCCGTTGCTGTATGCCCTCCGTGAGTATCACGACAAGACGTTCGCGCAGTTTTGGACCGACGACTTGGAACTCGAAGCAATTGACAGCGTATACGACTGGGCCACCGACGACGATCGGACGGTCGAAGCACTCGAATCGTTTCTCTCGTCGCGGCGAGAGCGCAAAGGACTCGCCGAATCATCTATCGAAACGCTCCGATATCGACTCAACCGGTACGTTCGGGCGTATCGCGCCGAAAACGGGACCGACGACCTCGTGACCCCGATAGCCCGCGACAGCGATGTCCCTGCTTACGAAGCGGTAGACGCCTGCTGGGCGGCGTTCGACCGACTTCACGGGGAACTCGACAGCGGCCAGACCAAGCGCCGAATTCATCTCGCGGTTTCGAACTGGTACGCTCACCTCGTCCGCCGGAAGTGGGCCGGCGTGAATCCGGCAGACGGACTTGACGACGAGTTCGATTGGTCTCGGTCGACGAACGGCGACGAAGACGCGGATACGCCGTGTCTCTCGAGCGAGCACGTGCGCGCGCTCTACGATGCTGCCGCCGAACTGCAGGAGCGCCTTCTCGTCCTCGCGCTCTGCGCGTGGGGACTTCGGCCGAACGAAGTCGCTCGTCTCCACGTGGGACAGTTCGTCCTCGACGTTCCCGACGACGACGTCCCGTATATCGACTTTCGAAAGCGGAAGAACGGACCCGGCGAGGTGTCTCTCCTGTACGGTCGCGAGGAACTCGAAAAGCGACTTGCGACGGAAGCTGAGAGTGACGTCTGGGACGGCTATC of the Haloprofundus salilacus genome contains:
- a CDS encoding tyrosine-type recombinase/integrase, which produces MSETSSRPSDRDWQDVDDVSWTLLDIDELADAYWSVVSPKLEADGLNPRSEKPTHRWLRDHELRPLLYALREYHDKTFAQFWTDDLELEAIDSVYDWATDDDRTVEALESFLSSRRERKGLAESSIETLRYRLNRYVRAYRAENGTDDLVTPIARDSDVPAYEAVDACWAAFDRLHGELDSGQTKRRIHLAVSNWYAHLVRRKWAGVNPADGLDDEFDWSRSTNGDEDADTPCLSSEHVRALYDAAAELQERLLVLALCAWGLRPNEVARLHVGQFVLDVPDDDVPYIDFRKRKNGPGEVSLLYGREELEKRLATEAESDVWDGYLFPSPHASREHVSRWTVWNRFNELAERAGLPGEIDGVSPAPKMGRRFWYDAYASSLDVVLGSLDEIAAEQGSSSAEVVLQNYLSDSRARQLRREYMREQLAEAFEDELNRCESEHE